Proteins from a single region of Mucilaginibacter daejeonensis:
- the fabF gene encoding beta-ketoacyl-ACP synthase II, whose translation MEFKRVVVTGLGALTPIGNSVPEYWDGLINGVSGADLIKSFDVTHFKTKFACEVKNFDADAFLGRKDARKLDQFVQYALYSTEEAVKDAALDFGKLDTNRIGVIWGSGIGGLKTFLDEVINFAKGDGVPRFNPFFIPKMIADIAPGHISIKYGLRGPNFTTVSACASSNNSLIDAFNYIRLGKANMFITGGSEAIINEAGIGGFNAMHALSTRNDDPATASRPFDLDRDGFVAGEGAGTIILEELEHAKARGAKIYAEMMGGGMSADAYHMTAPHPEGLGAALVMKAALEDAGMTPADIDYVNVHGTSTPIGDPQEVKAITEAYGDEVYRINISSTKSMTGHLLGAAGAVEAIAAILAVKNDMVPPTINHFTDDPAFDPRINFTFNKAQKRVVRAAQSNGFGFGGHNASVIFKKYEE comes from the coding sequence ATGGAGTTCAAACGAGTAGTTGTAACCGGGCTGGGTGCGCTTACTCCTATAGGTAATTCGGTTCCGGAATACTGGGACGGATTGATCAATGGAGTTAGCGGTGCCGACCTTATCAAAAGCTTCGACGTAACGCACTTTAAGACCAAGTTTGCATGCGAGGTTAAAAACTTTGATGCAGATGCATTTTTAGGGCGCAAAGACGCACGTAAGCTGGATCAGTTCGTGCAGTATGCCTTATACTCTACCGAAGAAGCGGTAAAAGATGCAGCGTTGGATTTCGGGAAACTGGATACCAACCGCATCGGCGTTATCTGGGGATCGGGTATCGGCGGCCTCAAGACCTTTCTGGATGAAGTGATCAACTTTGCCAAAGGTGATGGTGTGCCCCGTTTCAACCCGTTCTTTATACCCAAAATGATCGCTGATATCGCCCCCGGGCATATCTCGATCAAGTATGGTTTGCGCGGGCCTAACTTTACTACGGTATCGGCCTGTGCTTCATCCAACAATTCGCTTATCGATGCCTTTAACTATATCCGTTTAGGAAAGGCTAACATGTTCATCACAGGCGGATCGGAAGCTATCATTAACGAGGCTGGTATTGGCGGTTTTAACGCCATGCACGCACTCAGTACCCGTAATGATGATCCTGCAACGGCATCACGCCCGTTCGATCTTGACCGCGACGGCTTTGTGGCCGGCGAGGGAGCAGGTACCATTATTTTAGAGGAACTGGAGCATGCCAAGGCCCGTGGTGCCAAGATCTATGCCGAGATGATGGGCGGCGGCATGAGTGCCGATGCCTACCACATGACGGCCCCTCACCCTGAAGGTTTGGGTGCGGCTCTGGTAATGAAAGCAGCCCTTGAGGATGCTGGCATGACACCGGCCGACATCGATTATGTGAACGTTCACGGTACCTCGACACCTATTGGCGATCCGCAGGAGGTTAAAGCCATAACTGAGGCTTACGGCGACGAGGTTTACCGTATTAACATCAGCTCTACCAAATCAATGACCGGTCACCTGTTGGGTGCTGCCGGCGCGGTGGAAGCTATAGCTGCTATCTTAGCGGTTAAAAATGATATGGTTCCGCCTACCATCAACCACTTTACTGACGATCCTGCTTTTGATCCTCGTATCAACTTTACGTTCAACAAGGCTCAAAAACGTGTGGTACGTGCAGCACAAAGCAACGGTTTTGGTTTCGGTGGCCACAATGCATCGGTGATATTTAAGAAATACGAAGAATAA
- a CDS encoding acyl carrier protein, giving the protein MSDIASRVKAIIVEKLGVDESEVTPEASFTNDLGADSLDTVELIMEFEKEFNVAIPDDQAETIGTVGQAIAYLEKNVK; this is encoded by the coding sequence ATGTCTGATATCGCTTCAAGAGTTAAAGCAATCATCGTAGAAAAATTAGGTGTTGACGAGAGTGAAGTTACACCTGAGGCTAGCTTCACCAACGATCTGGGTGCTGACTCATTAGACACTGTAGAGCTGATCATGGAGTTCGAAAAAGAGTTTAACGTAGCTATCCCTGATGATCAGGCCGAAACTATCGGTACTGTAGGCCAGGCTATCGCTTACCTTGAAAAGAACGTTAAATAA
- a CDS encoding IPExxxVDY family protein — protein MTKKVLRFEIDLDFILIAINTPLKDYRVCHFINKYLHFDLYKMPDLEVDIYQGMNEPALFSIYHYQWETTETDFYFIANKGSEGYLIPEMREVDYFFMIKNFIDDTDLNTIISTLNRIPEIMAAVKIEPKKIKSRENLLF, from the coding sequence TTGACCAAAAAGGTTTTAAGATTTGAGATAGATCTTGATTTTATACTGATCGCGATCAACACGCCGTTAAAGGACTACCGCGTGTGTCACTTCATTAATAAATACCTGCACTTTGATCTTTATAAAATGCCCGACCTGGAGGTAGATATTTACCAGGGCATGAACGAGCCGGCGCTCTTTTCCATCTATCATTACCAGTGGGAGACCACCGAGACCGATTTTTACTTCATTGCCAATAAAGGTTCAGAGGGGTACCTGATACCCGAGATGCGCGAGGTGGATTACTTTTTTATGATCAAAAATTTTATCGACGATACCGACCTCAACACGATCATCAGCACGCTGAACCGCATCCCCGAGATCATGGCAGCGGTAAAGATCGAACCAAAAAAGATAAAATCACGTGAAAATCTCTTATTTTAG
- the pyk gene encoding pyruvate kinase, whose protein sequence is MKLSYNRTKIVATMGPASAKKDVLLAMVKAGVNVCRLNFSHGRPEDHQKTIDLIREINEQYKTNIAMLADLQGPKIRIGLVKDGGIHLINGKHINMTTNECIGDENQIYITYETFPQDVQANEIILLDDGKLQLRVIETNRKDNVLCEVVHGGILTSRKGVNLPNTKVSIPSLTEEDLVNLQFALQNDVEWIGLSFVRTGEDIVELKRIIRESGKASRVIAKIEKPEAIDNIDAIIAATDGVMVARGDLGVEMPLEEVPLLQKMIASKCRAASKPVIVATQMLESMITTPRPTRAEVNDVANSVLDGADAVMLSGETSVGEFPVIVIETMAKIVRNVEERGYPFNAPKIEATERAEAGSPNYLSNAVCESAVYLAEHTNAVGIVSMTYSGYTAFEISSHRPKASTYIFTSNRQLLNALSLVWGVKAFYYDKQESTDATIADVNNILKSENLIEVGDVVINTASTPIGALGKTNMLKVSVIE, encoded by the coding sequence ATGAAATTGTCTTACAACCGCACTAAGATCGTGGCCACCATGGGCCCTGCATCTGCAAAAAAAGATGTATTGTTAGCTATGGTGAAAGCCGGTGTTAACGTTTGCCGCCTGAACTTTTCGCACGGCAGGCCTGAGGATCACCAAAAGACCATTGACCTGATCCGCGAGATCAATGAGCAATACAAGACCAATATTGCCATGCTGGCCGACCTTCAAGGCCCTAAGATCCGTATCGGCCTGGTTAAAGATGGTGGTATACACCTGATCAACGGTAAACACATCAACATGACCACCAACGAGTGCATTGGCGATGAGAACCAGATATACATCACTTACGAGACCTTCCCTCAGGATGTGCAGGCTAACGAGATCATCTTATTAGATGACGGTAAGCTGCAACTGCGCGTGATCGAGACCAACCGTAAAGACAATGTACTTTGCGAGGTGGTTCACGGCGGTATATTGACCTCACGTAAAGGTGTTAACTTACCTAATACTAAGGTATCGATCCCAAGCTTGACCGAAGAGGACCTGGTGAACCTGCAATTCGCTTTACAAAATGATGTAGAGTGGATCGGCCTTTCATTCGTACGTACCGGCGAGGACATCGTTGAACTGAAACGTATCATCCGCGAAAGCGGTAAAGCTTCGCGCGTGATCGCCAAGATCGAGAAGCCAGAAGCTATCGATAATATAGACGCCATTATTGCCGCTACCGATGGTGTGATGGTAGCCCGTGGTGACCTGGGTGTGGAAATGCCTTTGGAAGAAGTGCCATTGCTGCAAAAAATGATCGCCAGCAAATGCCGTGCGGCCTCAAAACCGGTCATCGTAGCTACCCAAATGCTCGAGAGCATGATCACCACCCCGCGCCCTACCCGTGCCGAGGTGAATGACGTGGCCAACTCTGTACTGGATGGTGCCGATGCCGTGATGCTGAGCGGTGAGACCTCAGTAGGTGAGTTCCCGGTGATCGTGATCGAGACCATGGCCAAGATCGTACGCAACGTGGAAGAGCGTGGCTATCCGTTCAACGCCCCTAAGATCGAAGCCACTGAAAGAGCAGAGGCCGGCAGCCCTAATTATCTGAGCAACGCCGTATGCGAATCGGCCGTTTACCTGGCCGAGCATACCAATGCGGTGGGTATCGTATCCATGACCTACTCAGGCTACACTGCTTTCGAGATATCGAGCCACAGGCCTAAAGCCAGCACTTATATCTTTACCTCTAACCGCCAGCTGCTTAATGCACTGAGCCTGGTATGGGGTGTTAAAGCGTTCTACTACGATAAACAGGAAAGTACCGATGCCACCATCGCTGATGTGAACAACATCCTGAAAAGCGAGAACCTGATCGAGGTTGGCGACGTGGTGATCAACACTGCATCTACCCCGATCGGCGCACTGGGCAAGACCAATATGCTGAAAGTAAGCGTGATCGAATAA
- a CDS encoding DUF922 domain-containing protein: protein MASAQRGQQYRLLNENDFTGAVPAGSGFFVAHTSCNVTMRYNVSNYRSNYRLTFYIDLVFNPERSWINRQMITNADMMAEVLHHEQGHYLIAFLMQQEMIRELNAFRYTGDYQRQANAIFARVDEKYRRMNADYDADTQHMQNRKQQAAWANFLDKQLTQSNALAMAENGYR from the coding sequence GTGGCCAGCGCACAGCGCGGTCAGCAATACCGTCTCCTGAACGAGAACGATTTTACCGGCGCCGTACCCGCAGGCAGCGGCTTTTTTGTGGCCCACACCAGTTGCAACGTTACCATGCGTTATAATGTGAGCAACTACCGCAGCAATTACCGCCTTACCTTTTACATCGACCTGGTTTTTAACCCTGAGCGCTCGTGGATCAACCGTCAAATGATCACCAACGCCGATATGATGGCCGAGGTGCTGCATCATGAGCAGGGCCACTATCTGATCGCCTTTTTAATGCAGCAGGAAATGATCCGCGAGCTGAACGCCTTTAGGTACACCGGCGACTACCAACGCCAGGCCAACGCCATATTTGCCCGTGTGGACGAGAAGTACCGCCGCATGAACGCAGATTATGATGCCGACACCCAGCACATGCAGAACCGTAAGCAACAGGCGGCCTGGGCTAACTTTTTAGACAAGCAACTGACCCAAAGCAACGCCCTGGCCATGGCTGAGAACGGTTACCGTTAG